In Hippocampus zosterae strain Florida chromosome 3, ASM2543408v3, whole genome shotgun sequence, a genomic segment contains:
- the LOC127598056 gene encoding small integral membrane protein 29-like, whose product MCYNQSAPHVSSENADRGFIGYYALVPFVLLTLLVSVAALVVFIKKRMRLDELRHQLIPVYSYDPAEEDHRWVDGQRKIDEESKEPLYKEGQLH is encoded by the exons ATGTGTTACAACCAAAGTGCTCCTCACGTTTCATCTGAAAATGCTGATAGAGGATTTATTGGCTACTATGCTCTTGTCCCTTTCGTCCTTCTCACACTGCTCGTGAGTGTGGCAGCCTTG GTCGTGTTTATCAAGAAGAGAATGAg ATTAGATGAGCTGCGCCACCAGCTGATTCCTGTGTACAGCTACGACCCTGCAGAGGAAGATCACCGCTGGGTGGATGGTCAGCGGAAGATTGACGAAGAGTCGAAA GAACCACTGTACAAGGAAGGGCAACTTCATTGA